AAAAGTTCCAGGCAATGTGCTTCCCGTCAGATTATTCCCGTTGGCGAATAATGGTGAGGCTGTAGAAGGTCCATTATATACATACATAAAATCATATCCTTGTTCCAGATCAAATGCTGTAAATGCCATTGTCATCGCTGAACCGGAAGTTGGATAAAATGTTTTTACCAGTTCTTCATTATCTCCATACTGCCCTGTTGAACCTCCTGTATCCAGGAACTGGGTTCCGTCACACCATGCTCCATCCGTTAAAAACAGCTGCGATAATTGAAATGCATTTGGTCCGCTGCAATCTGTTCCTACACTTAGTCTGTAGTATGTAGCGGGCTGAAGATTTGTAAAATTAAAGGAAGGTGCTGTTGCATTTCCGGAAGATATTGCCGTTCCGTTGCTTGTCGTCAGCTTATACTTCCATGATGTAGAGGAAGCATCCGTAAAAGTAGCGTTTGCTGAACTCTGTGTGATATTGTTAATCGCAAGATTAGAGATGGTTGTAGTACAAGATGTTGTACAATTGGTTCCAAGGCACCCTTTAGAATCTACTGTATTTCTGATCAGCGTTCCCGGCTGTACTCCAAAACCGTTTGCGAAGTTAATTCCTACACTGCTTAGCAAATGACAGTAGCTCATAATGGTACCGCCACCTGCCGGAGGAAGAGCCGCGGTACACCCTTCGTTGTTTCCTGATGCGGGCCCACAGCCGTCAATAGCTGTATTATTGCCATTCCAGAAGCAAGAGTGTGTATGTGGTGAACCTAAATTATGCCCAAGTTCATGGGTCATTACTTCAATATTCCAGGAATAGGTAGGTACGTTCTGATAGTTTAAATTCATTCCGCAATAAGAATATTTGTAAGTGGTGCATAGTGAATTAACATAAGCAATACTTGTTGTAGCGGGATTTCTTAATAACTGCGCTACATCTCCATTAAAAGTAGTTCTTGTCGTTCTGAATTGATTCAGAATGGTACTTGGTGACCCTGCATAAGGATCTGTAGTAGTCCAGACAAAAACTTCGCTTAAAGCTACATTCACGTTCTCATTGGCATATAGCGTTGTTACGTTATTATGCATGGCAGTTACCCAATTGGTTGTAGTAGTCGTATTACTCCCATTTTGAGTATACGGGCCGAAACCTACTTCATAGTAGATTCTTACACAGTTATCCGTTTTCTTTTTGCTGGTATTATTGGGATTAAAAACCGGTCTTTGAACCTGATTTTCTTTCAGCCCATCCACATCACAGGCAAACGGATTGGAACCTGTCAACTTAGAATCTGAATAGCTTACAAAATCTTCAGAATTTTTAGCTTTTCCTATTACAAC
The nucleotide sequence above comes from Chryseobacterium sp. 7. Encoded proteins:
- a CDS encoding M12 family metallo-peptidase; the encoded protein is MSFSQNLKPVAQKVSEFHNRKTEVKTYNLFHVDKNPDKITEYKKAATDITVMSLKPAELKRLIKEKPDFLEISFPFDGGRQITVEMYKHQILTNDFKVITEKGKAVEYTPGVYYQGIVKGDNASIAAFSFFNDDIVGVASTPELGNVVIGKAKNSEDFVSYSDSKLTGSNPFACDVDGLKENQVQRPVFNPNNTSKKKTDNCVRIYYEVGFGPYTQNGSNTTTTTNWVTAMHNNVTTLYANENVNVALSEVFVWTTTDPYAGSPSTILNQFRTTRTTFNGDVAQLLRNPATTSIAYVNSLCTTYKYSYCGMNLNYQNVPTYSWNIEVMTHELGHNLGSPHTHSCFWNGNNTAIDGCGPASGNNEGCTAALPPAGGGTIMSYCHLLSSVGINFANGFGVQPGTLIRNTVDSKGCLGTNCTTSCTTTISNLAINNITQSSANATFTDASSTSWKYKLTTSNGTAISSGNATAPSFNFTNLQPATYYRLSVGTDCSGPNAFQLSQLFLTDGAWCDGTQFLDTGGSTGQYGDNEELVKTFYPTSGSAMTMAFTAFDLEQGYDFMYVYNGPSTASPLFANGNNLTGSTLPGTFTSTDPSGAITVRFVSDGGVTGNGWSANFSCSVLAVEDINIKNNSIDIYPNPAKNIITVSSKERLKGYKIYDEAGRLVLSDSSLKGNKQEINLSSIQTGNYVITVETEKQTINKKLIKQ